The following DNA comes from Bacteroidales bacterium.
AATCCATTTTATGTTGTATACTCTTAAACTCCTCCCCTCAAGTAGGGGAGGTGGCTGTAAGTCGGAGGGGTAATAAACTGAGAGCCTCCAATGTTGTAGGGACTTGGCCGCCACGTCCGCAAAAACGGGTATCAAAAGTAGTAGGGACAGAGCATGCTCTGTCCGCCAATGGATTACGTAATCCATTTTATGTTGTATACTCTTAAACACCTCCCCTCATGTAGGGGAGGTGGCTGTAAGTCGGAGGGGTAATAAACTGAGAGCCACCCAAGCAGTAGGGACAGAGCATGCTCTGTCCGCCAAAATAGAAAAATGGTTGTCCTTTTGAGGGCAACCATTTTTATTGTCTAATTAGTCCAATAAGTCTAATTAGTCTAATTGGTCCAATAACTAATTCCTAACAGCCAACAACTAACTCCTAATTCCTAACTCCTCATTCCTAATTAAAATAAAACCCCTATCTTTGTAAAAAAATAAACATTATAAAAAACAATAATATGAGAAGGTGCTTTTTTATACTATCAACACTCTCGCTACTACTATTGGTGGCATGCACAAAATCGCAAGTAACTGTTACCTCAAATCAGTTATACTATAATCAATACGTAGGCAAAGGAACATCTGATGAACCTTTCGGCAGGGTTATGATGACGGTTGCCGAGAGCAAAGCAAAGGTTAATGACATTACAATTGATTTTAGCGGAACATCTGCTCTTGCCGATATAAAAAGTGTAAAACTGTTTGCTACTGCCGATACTGTTTTTTGTGATGCCTTACTTTTGGGTGAGATCTCCACTCCTTCAACTGCTACGGTTGTTATGCCTATTGGTGAGAAAATGCCTATTGGCAATCACGTATTATGGCTCACTTGTGATGTTAGGGAGGAGGCTTGTGAGGGAAACTCGATTACTGCTATGCCAACCTCTATTGCAATTGACGGGTGTGCATACCCCTTAGAGGCTACAAACTGCAAGAGGGATGTTCTTTTGGCATACAGCATAGTGTATGACTTAAATCAAGATGGCTCAAAATATTATCGTATTCCTGCATTGGTAACTGCCCCTGATGGTGCGTTGGTTGCCATATCTGATAAGCGCGGAGATATTCTGACAGATCTGCCCAATACTATAAGTATTGTTTCTCGTCGCAGTACCGATGGCGGTAGAACGTGGGAGGCTGCTGTTACTGTTGCTCGTGGCGATTCGCTCACTGGTAAAAAGTATGGCGATGCTGCTGTTGTTACCGATTTTGTAAACAATAAAATTGTTGCTGTGTTTGTGGGTGATAAAGGCTTATGGGACTCAACTGCCGAAGAGCCTCAACGTCTCTATCTCTCGGAGAGTTACGATTCGGGCAAAACTTGGAGCGAGCCTCGCGATATTACCGAGCAAGTTTATAAAGGTGTGTATGGCCACAGGGCAGGGCATGGAATGTTTGCAGGCTCGGGACACGCATTGCAGTTGGAGAGTGGACGTTTGATGTTTGTTGTGGCTGCACGTCACTCAGCAAAACCCTATCAGTCGTTGCATAACTATGCGGTCTATTCTGATGACTTTGGTAAGACATGGAAAGTGTCACAAAACTCGCCAACACCTTCGCCATCAAACAGGGGCGATGAGGCAAAGGTTGTGGAGTTGGCTAACGGAGATATTTTAATGAGTATTCGTAATCCCGAAAAGGGTTATCGAAAGTTTGCCATATCAAAAACCAAAGGAGAAACGTGGCATCCTGCTTACGTGTCGGATAACCTCATTGAACCAGCCTGCGATGGTGATATTTTGCGTTACACCTATGGTGGAAAGGATTTGTTGATACACTCTGTTCCCGCAAGTAAAACCGACCGAGAGAATGTTACTATATATATCAGCACCGACAATGGTAAAACATGGGATGTGAAACGCCAATTGGTTGATGGTATGAGTGCATACTCTTCACTAACCATTCTGCCTGACGGAACAATAGGCTGTTTGGTTGAGGTGGGCAGACACGTTGAGCCTACCGATATTGGTATGCGTATGATATATTATAACTTCTCGTTAGACTGGATTTTTAATAAATAGAACGTACTATTAAAAAATTTGTAGTATCTTCGCAAATAGTATGATAAATAGCATTGGAATATTCTGCTCCTCTTACGTTGATATTGAGGAATCGTTTTTTGATGATGCCCGATTGTTGGCTGCGTGGATTGGCTCTAATAAAAAGAATTTGGTCTATGGCGGTACCAACAAAGGAATGATGAACGTTTTTGCAGAGACGGTAAAGGCGAGCGGTGGTACGGTTACTGGAGTTATCCCTCAAACTATTATTGATAGAGGGTTTGCTTTTAAGGCTCTTGATAAGATGGTTGTTACAACATCGTTGAGCGAGCGAAAAGATTTGCTAATATCAAACTCCGACATTATAATTGCTATGCCCGGTGGCTTTGGTACTTTGGATGAGGCTTTCTCTACCATTGCACAACGCAAATTGGGATTTCATGATAAGGAGCTGATATTTTGCAACACTAACGGAATTTTTGATGAGTTGATAGCATGCCTTGAGAAACTATACTCCTCAAAGTTTGCTCCAACAGTATATAAAGAGTATTATAAAGTATTTAACTCAGCACAAGAGTGTATTGAGTATTTAAAAGAACTTGAAGATTAGTCTAATAACTAACACCTGAATATGAAATCAGAAGAGATAAAAGAGTTGCTTCAGAGCGAGGCTCAAGCAATATTGAATATACCTGTTACAGACAATTTTGAGAAAGCAATTAATTTAATTGTTGAACAAGTGAACAAAAAGGGTGGTAAACTTGTTACAAGTGGTATGGGTAAGGCAGGACAAATTGCAATGAACATTGCCACTACGTTCTGTTCAACAGGAACACCTGCAATATTTCTTCATCCAAGTGAGGCTCAACATGGAGATCTTGGTGTTATTCAAGAGAACGACATAATGTTGGTTATCTCAAACTCAGGTAAAACACGTGAGATATTGGAACTGTTGATATTGGCTTCGCGTCTTCGTCCCGAGCTTAAATATATTGTTATTACCGGTAACAACGATGGCGAGTTGGCAAAACGTGCCGATGTGTGTCTATATACAGGAAATCCTGCTGAGGTTTGCCCATTGGGATTGACACCTACCACCTCAACAACAATGATGACCGTAATAGGTGATATATTGGTTGTTGGAACAATGAAAGCAATAGGCTTTACAAAAGAGAAGTATGCACTTCGCCACCATGGAGGCTATTTAGGAGTGCTTTCACGCGGAGAAGAGGAACAGAATTAACAAACGAATCTTTGTTAGCTAACACAAACAACTGCATAATGCAAAAGGTTATTGGTATAGGAGAGACCGTTTACGATATAGTTTTTAAAAACGGAGTGCCCACAAAGGGTGTGCCTGGTGGTAGCGTATTTAATGCAATGATAACACTTGGCCGTTTAGGCGTTCCTGCTCACTTTATCTCAGAGGTGGGTAACGACTCTGTTGGTAAGAGCATAATATCGTTTATGCAAGAGAATGGTTTAGACACCACAAGTGTTGATATGTTTTGTGACGGACAAACTGCACTATCATTGGCATTCCTAAACGAAAATAACGATGCACAATATACATTCTACACCAACTATCCCGATACTCGTTTGAGTGTAGTGTGGCCAAGAATTGATCCTAATGATGTTTTTCTATTAGGTTCGTTCTATGCTCTTAATCCCGACATACGTCCAAAGATATTGGAGTTCTTGGAGTATGCCCGAGAGCGAGAAACAATTATATATTATGATCCAAACTTTCGTAAATCGCACGCTGATAAGGCAATACAGATGATGCCTTCGCTATTGGAGAACTTTGAGTTTGCCGATATTGTGAGAGGCTCAAGCGAAGACTTCTTCTATCTTTTTGGCGAGACAGATGCCGAGAAGATATATCGCAACAGAATAAGTTTCTATTGCCCAATTTTCATATACACTGCCGCTGCTAATGGCGTTGAGTTATTTACTCCACAAGGGCACCGTCACTATGATAGTGCAAATATTACCCCCATTAGCACCATTGGAGCAGGAGATAACTTTAATGCAGGAGTTATTTATGGTATCACAAAAGAGGGTGTTACTCGCGATGAGATACTCACCCTGCCTCTTGACCGCTGGGACAAAATAATTTCGTATGCACTCGACTTCTCAACCGAAGTGTGTATGTCGTACGAGAATTATATATCAAAAAGATAGTTTCTCAGTTTTTGTTTGTTATTAGCCTAATTGGATAAAAAAAGTTTGCATTTGTGCAAACCTTTTTTTTGCAGACAGAGCGTGCACTGTTCTACTTGCTTATGATATTCTCATTTGTCTGAAAGACAATGTTGAGCAAAGCGAAACTACGTAATAACCGCGGACAAAGTCCGTGGTTATTGATGTTTATTCTTCCTCCGTCTGCAAAGACGGGAAATTATTTATTGGGGGAAATATGGTTCGTTTGGAGATACGCCCATTTCAATTAACCAATCTCTGTATTCATCTCTAAAAGAAATCTTTTTATGATGCTCTTTCTGATTGGTTATATAATTAATAACTATGGGTATCTCTTTTGAGGAATATGAAAATGCGGCATACCCCTCTTCCCAACCTTGCCATTTGGGAATTATATTGTTTTGAGAAATAATAAAACTTGATTCTTGTTTTAATTTCTTTACAAAATTAGAGAGACTTAATTTGGAGGATATATCAACTAATATGTGAATATGATCAGGCATACCTCCAATTCTATAAGTATGACCACCATATCCATTTATAAGGTCATATATAATTTTGTATATATTTCGTTCAATCTCTAAAGAGATTAACTTTTCTCTCTCTCTTGTGCTGAATACAATGTGATAAACGGATTGGGTGAAACTCATAACTTACAGTTTATTTACAAAGATAAATTTTATTTTATTCTTATCAAAATTATACGTGGAGGTGTTTCCCTCTTTGCGGACATTGGAAGAACACCTCAATTATATTAGGATAAAGTTGTCTGAAAGACAATGTTGAGCAAAGCGAAACTACGTAATAGCCGCGGACAAAGTCCGTGGTTATTGATGTTTATTCTTCCCCCGTCTGCAAAGACGGGATACTCTATATTTTACTGCTTGGGTGGCACGTTTCCCGTCTTTCAGACGGTGGGTATGGTTGCTCTCCTTTCCGTAGGTTTGAAAACCTACGGCTATTAAGTAGGAGAACAAGTTCTCCCCTGTCTTCCAGACGTGGAAAAGTTACTTTAAAATAAAACCCCACAATTATAAAACAGAGTGAGAACTTGGGTTACTATCATTTGTCTGAAAGACAATGTTGAGCAAAGCGAAACTACGAATAGCCACGGACAAAGTCCGTGGTTATTGATGTTTATTCTTCCTCCGTCTGCAAAGACGGGACCTCTATGTTTTACTGCTTGGGTGGTACGTTTCCCGTCTTTCCGACGGAGAGGATGAGGGACCTCTTTTCCGTAGGTTTGAAAACCTACGGCTATTAAGTAGGAGAACAAGTTCTCCCAGGTCTTTCAGACCAATCCTGTTACATATGGTAGTATGTTCATCTATCTTTTAGACAAATGATAAATTTTACAAATATTTACTAAACTCGGTATATTTTCACAAATTACAACAATTTTCAGTTATTTTTATATATAAATGATTGTTGTGCTATGTACTATATATCTCTTTATGTAATATATTTGCAAAGGTAATTTCAGACTCTATAAAAGAGAAATTAGACACTTTAAAATAGAACTCTGAAAAATAAGAAATATATAAATACCTTTTGCCGATGATAAAAAAAATACCCCTTGCTATAATAACAATTATCATTCTGTTTTTGTTCTCTGCCTGTTTTTCGCATACACACGACTCTAACGTGTCGTGCGACATTACTATGGATAATGAGTATATCATCAAGTGGGAAATATTTCCAAAGGCAGAGGGTAAGGTAAAGATATATGTTTCTGACTCTCCCGATAACTTTGATACTTGGCAAGATCCTGTTTCGGTTGTCGATGCTGATGATGGTGTTGCGGTTTTTCCTACACCTGATCCCCTAAAACGTCACTATTTTCTGCTCGATTTTAATAACTGTTTCTCTCGTATTGTTGCTGCTCGTGCATCGTACATTAGAAGTGCATACGACTTCCGCGATATGGGTGGATATTCGGGTATATCTGGTAAGAAAACAAAGTGGGGAATGATTTACAGAACTGGTCCTTTGGATACTCTTTCTACTGTTGATATTCAGCGTGTTAAAAATATTGCACCCAAAACAATTATAGAGTATCGCGATAAGAATGAGTGTAGATATTCTGCATCGGAGTTAGGCGTGGAGAATGTTGTTTATATGCCTTATGTTTCGTTTGATGTTGACTCTATTATTAAAAGGGTTTATCAAGGCGATTTCACATCACAAGATGCTCGTGCGGTTATTAACGATTATTACTTCTCGGCTCTTACCGATGATGCAAAGCAGTGCTTTTCTCAACTCTTTGATGTTTTGCAAGATGAAGCAAACTATCCTGTAATCTTATCATCGCACTATGGAAAGGGTTGTAGCGACTTGGCTTCATTGTTTATCCTCTATTCGTTAGGTGTGGCTATTGATGAAGTTTATGAAGATTATACTTGGGCAAATAAGTATTTCTGCAAAGGGCGTATAATGTCAAAAATATCGCATCTGCCAACGGATGTTCGTGAGGCTGTTGCTTCGGTAATCCACAATAACCATCGCGATATTGCAAATGTTATAAATGCTCTTGAAGTTACTTATGGCTCTATTGATGCCTTTATGATTGATAGTCTTAATCTGTCACTTGATAAACGCAAAAATATCCACAAAATATTGTTGGTTGATGAGTCGGAACTTTAGGTCTTGGCCACCTTTGTCTAACAACTAACAACTGAAAAGTTATTTCTTATTTCTCTTTCAACGAGCTAATACTCGTTAATCAATAACTTTTTCAACTAAAAGTATCTGCAATCCTGCAAATTTATTGTAAATTTGTAGGTTATTTAGTATGTGTGCGTAATTGTGTGCCTACATATTAAAGCAAAGTATGTTTTTAATATTACTATAAAAACTTTTAGTTAAGAGATAAAAGATGAACTTAACCTTAACATCCTTAATACGACCATTCTTCTTGAAACGAATTAAAGAACTTGATTCGTTTACTAATAATGGGGAGGATATTCAACGTAAACTCCTTGCATCGTTGTTAGATGCGGCAAAGCATACAGAGGTAGGGCGTAAATATGGTTTCTCTGATATTAATGATAATTACCGTCTCTTTGCAGAGCGTGTGCCTGTTATCGACTACGAAGGTGTTAAACCCTACGTTGAACGTATGCTGGCTGGTGAACAGAACTTGATATGGAATACAAATATAAAATGGTTTGCTAAATCTTCGGGAACAACCAACGATAAAAGTAAATTTATTCCTGTTAGTGATGAGGCTCGTAAGGATTGCCACTATAAAGGTGGACAATCGTGTGTGGCATCATATCTTAATCTTAACCCTAATAGCCGTTTGTTCGATGGCAAGGCTCTTATTCTTGGCGGAAGTCACGAGATAAGTAATCTTGCAGGTCACTACCATTGTGGCGACCTTTCGGCAATCCTTATTCAAAATATGCCAGAGTTGGCAAATAAGGTGCGTGTGCCGTCAAAGGAGATTGCTCTTATGTCGGAGTGGGAGAGTAAACTCGAAAAGATTGCTGTTACTACAGTTAACGAGAATGTAACAAATCTATCGGGAGTGCCATCGTGGTTTATGGTTCTTATCAAAAAGATATTGCAGGATAACAACAAACAATACCTTACTGATATTTGGCCAAATTTGGAGTTGTTCTTTCATGGCGGAATTAGCTTTGCGCCATATCGTGAGCAGTACAAAAAACTTATCCCATCGGATAAGATGCACTACGTTGAAACTTACAACGCATCTGAGGGATTCTTTGCTGTACAAAACTCTTTTGATGAGCAATCAATGTTATTGTTGATTGATCTTGGTATCTTCTTTGAGTTTATACCAATGTCGGAGATTGGAAGTTCATCGCCTAAAGTATTACCCTATTGGGAAGTTGAGAAGGGTGAAAACTATGCTCTTGTAATCACCACCAACAGCGGATTGTGGCGTTATTTGATTGGCGATACCGTAAGAGTTGAGAGTGTAAACCCTGTCAAGATTACAATATCGGGACGAGTAAAGCACTTTATTAATGCCTTTGGCGAGGAACTTATGGTTGATAATGCCGAGAAGGGATTGGCTAAAACTTGTGCTATGACTGGTGCGGTAATATCAAACTACACTGCTGCTCCTGTCTTTATGTCGGAGGGTACCAGAGGTCGTCACCAATGGTTGATAGAGTTTGACAAAGAGCCTGCTTCTCTTGATGAATTTGCTCGTATATTGGATGCTTCGCTTCAAGAGATAAACTCTGACTATGAGGCAAAACGCTATAAAGGTATTGCTCTTGATCGCCTTGAGATTGTACCAGCCCGAAAGGGGTTGTTTGAGGATTGGCTTAGAGCAAAAGGTAAACTTGGAGGTCAACACAAAGTGCCTCGCTTGAGTAATAACCGCAACTACATTGATGATATGTTGAAATTAAATAAATAAAAATATATACTATGGAGAAAAACTTTAAAAGAACACTTGTTACCACTGCGTTACCATACGCAAACGGACCTGTTCATATAGGACACTTGGCAGGAGTGTATGTGCCTGCCGATATTTATACTCGTTACCTACGTTTAAAGGGCGAGGATGTTATTCTTATTGGTGGCTCTGATGAGCATGGTGTACCAATTACAATTAAGGCTCGTAACGAGGGTGTTACCCCACAGGATATTGTAGATCGTTATCATGGAATAATCAAAAAGTCGTTCGAGGAGTTTGGTATATCATTTGATATATACTCTCGTACAACTTCTGAGATACACCACAAAACAGCATCGGAGTTCTTCCGTAAACTTTACGATGAGGGTAAATTTATTGAGAAGACATCGGCTCAATACTACGATGAGGAGGCTGGACAATTCCTTGCCGACCGCTACATTACAGGTACTTGCCCTCACTGTAAAAATGAGAATGCTTACGGTGACCAATGCGAAGCGTGTGGAACATCTCTAAATGCAACAGACCTTATAAATCCAAAATCAACAATAAGCGGAAGTGTTCCTGTGCTTAAAGATACTAAACACTGGTATCTTCCTCTTGACCAACACGAACCATTCCTTCGTGAGTGGATTTTGGAGGGACATAAAGAGTGGAAAACTAACGTTTACGGTCAATGTAAATCGTGGTTAGATATGGGATTGCAACCTCGTGCTGTAAGTCGC
Coding sequences within:
- a CDS encoding exo-alpha-sialidase, giving the protein MRRCFFILSTLSLLLLVACTKSQVTVTSNQLYYNQYVGKGTSDEPFGRVMMTVAESKAKVNDITIDFSGTSALADIKSVKLFATADTVFCDALLLGEISTPSTATVVMPIGEKMPIGNHVLWLTCDVREEACEGNSITAMPTSIAIDGCAYPLEATNCKRDVLLAYSIVYDLNQDGSKYYRIPALVTAPDGALVAISDKRGDILTDLPNTISIVSRRSTDGGRTWEAAVTVARGDSLTGKKYGDAAVVTDFVNNKIVAVFVGDKGLWDSTAEEPQRLYLSESYDSGKTWSEPRDITEQVYKGVYGHRAGHGMFAGSGHALQLESGRLMFVVAARHSAKPYQSLHNYAVYSDDFGKTWKVSQNSPTPSPSNRGDEAKVVELANGDILMSIRNPEKGYRKFAISKTKGETWHPAYVSDNLIEPACDGDILRYTYGGKDLLIHSVPASKTDRENVTIYISTDNGKTWDVKRQLVDGMSAYSSLTILPDGTIGCLVEVGRHVEPTDIGMRMIYYNFSLDWIFNK
- a CDS encoding TIGR00730 family Rossman fold protein, producing the protein MINSIGIFCSSYVDIEESFFDDARLLAAWIGSNKKNLVYGGTNKGMMNVFAETVKASGGTVTGVIPQTIIDRGFAFKALDKMVVTTSLSERKDLLISNSDIIIAMPGGFGTLDEAFSTIAQRKLGFHDKELIFCNTNGIFDELIACLEKLYSSKFAPTVYKEYYKVFNSAQECIEYLKELED
- a CDS encoding SIS domain-containing protein, whose product is MKSEEIKELLQSEAQAILNIPVTDNFEKAINLIVEQVNKKGGKLVTSGMGKAGQIAMNIATTFCSTGTPAIFLHPSEAQHGDLGVIQENDIMLVISNSGKTREILELLILASRLRPELKYIVITGNNDGELAKRADVCLYTGNPAEVCPLGLTPTTSTTMMTVIGDILVVGTMKAIGFTKEKYALRHHGGYLGVLSRGEEEQN
- a CDS encoding carbohydrate kinase, whose amino-acid sequence is MQKVIGIGETVYDIVFKNGVPTKGVPGGSVFNAMITLGRLGVPAHFISEVGNDSVGKSIISFMQENGLDTTSVDMFCDGQTALSLAFLNENNDAQYTFYTNYPDTRLSVVWPRIDPNDVFLLGSFYALNPDIRPKILEFLEYARERETIIYYDPNFRKSHADKAIQMMPSLLENFEFADIVRGSSEDFFYLFGETDAEKIYRNRISFYCPIFIYTAAANGVELFTPQGHRHYDSANITPISTIGAGDNFNAGVIYGITKEGVTRDEILTLPLDRWDKIISYALDFSTEVCMSYENYISKR
- the tnpA gene encoding IS200/IS605 family transposase, whose amino-acid sequence is MSFTQSVYHIVFSTREREKLISLEIERNIYKIIYDLINGYGGHTYRIGGMPDHIHILVDISSKLSLSNFVKKLKQESSFIISQNNIIPKWQGWEEGYAAFSYSSKEIPIVINYITNQKEHHKKISFRDEYRDWLIEMGVSPNEPYFPQ
- a CDS encoding tyrosine-protein phosphatase; the encoded protein is MIKKIPLAIITIIILFLFSACFSHTHDSNVSCDITMDNEYIIKWEIFPKAEGKVKIYVSDSPDNFDTWQDPVSVVDADDGVAVFPTPDPLKRHYFLLDFNNCFSRIVAARASYIRSAYDFRDMGGYSGISGKKTKWGMIYRTGPLDTLSTVDIQRVKNIAPKTIIEYRDKNECRYSASELGVENVVYMPYVSFDVDSIIKRVYQGDFTSQDARAVINDYYFSALTDDAKQCFSQLFDVLQDEANYPVILSSHYGKGCSDLASLFILYSLGVAIDEVYEDYTWANKYFCKGRIMSKISHLPTDVREAVASVIHNNHRDIANVINALEVTYGSIDAFMIDSLNLSLDKRKNIHKILLVDESEL
- a CDS encoding GH3 auxin-responsive promoter family protein; the protein is MNLTLTSLIRPFFLKRIKELDSFTNNGEDIQRKLLASLLDAAKHTEVGRKYGFSDINDNYRLFAERVPVIDYEGVKPYVERMLAGEQNLIWNTNIKWFAKSSGTTNDKSKFIPVSDEARKDCHYKGGQSCVASYLNLNPNSRLFDGKALILGGSHEISNLAGHYHCGDLSAILIQNMPELANKVRVPSKEIALMSEWESKLEKIAVTTVNENVTNLSGVPSWFMVLIKKILQDNNKQYLTDIWPNLELFFHGGISFAPYREQYKKLIPSDKMHYVETYNASEGFFAVQNSFDEQSMLLLIDLGIFFEFIPMSEIGSSSPKVLPYWEVEKGENYALVITTNSGLWRYLIGDTVRVESVNPVKITISGRVKHFINAFGEELMVDNAEKGLAKTCAMTGAVISNYTAAPVFMSEGTRGRHQWLIEFDKEPASLDEFARILDASLQEINSDYEAKRYKGIALDRLEIVPARKGLFEDWLRAKGKLGGQHKVPRLSNNRNYIDDMLKLNK